Proteins encoded in a region of the Sphingopyxis sp. OAS728 genome:
- a CDS encoding outer membrane beta-barrel protein, with product MKRAITFALLGSCGFAAPAHAQQSDATDGLGSVSTENSFGRDRNIAVLERRRPDYTPEPIELGVLELMPRMAIGAGYDDNLYAQENDRIGDGYLRIRPRVSLVRPSPNLKLSLDGELDLLRYASRTSENATQYSVNAGALYTISRSNTLNIMLRNGRYSQERVSPDSPTQADRPIRFTQSGGTATYTHVFNRLRVRGVLDVENRNFSDSVTPDGTPIDQDFRDHTTYTGSAVGEYALSPSIALFVAGSYNKRDYRERIGPVAARDSTGFDLAAGASFEIGRKARGALRLGYLHQDYRPAEFEDVSGFLVRGELAYFLTPLVTITGTVDRGIRETGVNGATGYLATNMTLRADYELLRNLILSAGGELEKRDFNNIDRRDDRWSWRGSASYLVSKRMALRVDVQRRTQSSWGATPGREFSDNRVSVGLTFSGL from the coding sequence ATGAAACGCGCGATCACCTTTGCGCTGCTTGGCAGCTGCGGTTTCGCCGCGCCCGCGCACGCCCAGCAGTCGGATGCGACCGACGGGCTCGGCTCGGTATCGACCGAGAACAGCTTCGGCCGCGACCGCAATATCGCCGTGCTCGAGCGTCGCCGTCCCGATTACACGCCCGAACCCATCGAGCTGGGCGTGCTCGAACTGATGCCGCGGATGGCGATCGGCGCGGGCTATGACGACAATCTCTATGCGCAGGAAAACGACCGGATCGGCGACGGATATCTGCGCATCCGGCCGCGTGTCTCGCTGGTGCGCCCCTCGCCGAACCTCAAATTGTCGCTCGACGGCGAGCTCGACCTGCTGCGCTATGCCAGCCGGACGAGCGAGAATGCCACGCAATATTCGGTCAACGCCGGCGCGCTCTACACGATCAGCAGATCGAACACGCTGAACATCATGCTGCGCAACGGACGCTACAGCCAGGAACGTGTCTCGCCCGACAGCCCGACGCAGGCGGATCGGCCGATCCGGTTCACACAGAGCGGCGGGACGGCGACCTATACGCATGTCTTCAACCGGCTGCGCGTGCGCGGCGTGCTCGATGTCGAAAACCGCAACTTCAGCGACAGCGTGACCCCCGACGGCACGCCGATCGACCAGGATTTCCGCGATCACACGACCTACACCGGCAGCGCGGTCGGCGAATATGCGCTGAGCCCGAGCATCGCGCTCTTCGTCGCCGGCTCATACAACAAGCGCGATTATCGCGAGCGCATCGGTCCGGTCGCGGCGCGCGATTCAACCGGCTTCGACCTCGCTGCGGGTGCGAGTTTCGAAATCGGCCGCAAGGCGCGCGGCGCGCTGCGGCTCGGCTATCTCCATCAGGATTATCGCCCGGCGGAGTTCGAGGATGTCTCGGGCTTTCTCGTACGCGGCGAACTCGCCTATTTCCTCACCCCGCTGGTGACGATTACCGGCACGGTCGACCGCGGTATCCGCGAGACGGGGGTCAACGGCGCGACCGGCTATCTTGCGACCAATATGACGCTGCGGGCCGATTACGAACTGCTGCGCAACCTGATCCTCAGCGCGGGCGGCGAGCTCGAAAAGCGCGATTTCAACAATATTGACCGGCGCGACGACCGCTGGAGCTGGCGCGGCAGCGCTTCCTATCTGGTGAGCAAGCGGATGGCGCTGCGGGTCGACGTCCAGCGCCGCACCCAGTCGAGCTGGGGTGCGACGCCGGGCCGGGAATTTTCGGACAATCGCGTCTCGGTCGGCCTCACCTTCTCGGGCTTGTGA